Proteins from a genomic interval of Rhodopseudomonas julia:
- a CDS encoding heavy metal translocating P-type ATPase, which yields MNEIAPPESFREGPSSRRYHVEGMTCASCVGRVEQAIAALPSVDTANVNLATETVEVIFAGAPEDGAVVAAIKKAGYDVPREDFEIAIEGMTCASCVGRVERAIAAVPGVDAVSVNLATERASMTSLGGLDRGAVAAAIREAGYTPRLIEHDAAGADRRAEVKARDYAALKRDLIIAAVLTLPVFLVEMGSHVSPAIHDLVQRTIGSGSNHLMQFVLTTLVLFGPGLRFFRKGLPALLHAAPDMNSLVVVGASAAWGYSTVATFLPQVLPAGTVNVYFEAAAGIVTLILVGRLLEARAKGRTGEAIKRLIGLQPKIARVEREGRFVEVPLEEIVVGDVLQVRPGDKIAVDGTVLTGMSYVDESMITGEPIPVEKTEGAEVVGGTINKTGSFTYRAEKVGSDTMLANIIRMVEAAQGGKLPIQAMVDKVTQWFVPAVMSAALLTFLVWLVFGPEPALGFALVNAVAVLIIACPCAMGLATPTSIMVGTGRAAEFGVLFRRGEALQTLREARVIALDKTGTLTEGQPELTDLSVSDGFDEAEVLALVAAVEAGSEHPIATAIVATAERRGLTLAKPDAFEAIPGFGITARVAGREVMVGADRLMTEHKVVLERFAEEAVRLGEEGKSPLYAAIDGKLAAMLAVADPVKASTPAAIKALHDLGLKVAMITGDNRRTADAVARRLGIDEVVAEVLPQGKIDAIKALRSGGRKVAFVGDGINDAPALAEADVGLAIGTGTDVAIESADVVLMSGDLGGVANAIALSKATLANIRQNLFWAFAYNVVLIPVAAGVLYPSTGVLLSPIFAAGAMALSSVFVVTNALRLRRFSPPLAVTGKHNVPFAKSAATVQPETPSKPAQSASQTPAVPANVMSEKEISMLKLKVEEMSCKHCVANVEKAVKGVDPDAKVDIDLDAGTAAIESSADEVAIETAIREAGYPNEKLAAA from the coding sequence ATGAACGAGATTGCACCTCCAGAGAGTTTTCGCGAAGGACCTTCTTCGCGGCGATACCATGTCGAGGGCATGACCTGCGCCTCGTGCGTGGGCCGTGTCGAGCAGGCGATCGCGGCGCTACCGTCTGTCGACACAGCCAATGTCAATCTGGCGACGGAGACGGTCGAGGTCATCTTCGCCGGCGCGCCTGAGGACGGCGCCGTGGTCGCGGCGATTAAGAAGGCCGGCTACGATGTGCCGCGCGAGGATTTCGAGATCGCCATCGAGGGTATGACCTGCGCCTCCTGCGTGGGGCGGGTCGAACGCGCAATCGCGGCCGTGCCGGGCGTCGACGCGGTGTCCGTCAATCTGGCGACCGAACGGGCCTCGATGACGAGCCTGGGCGGGCTCGATCGCGGGGCCGTCGCCGCGGCGATCCGCGAGGCCGGCTATACACCGCGCCTGATCGAGCATGACGCGGCCGGGGCCGACCGGCGCGCCGAGGTGAAGGCACGCGATTACGCTGCCCTGAAGCGCGATCTCATCATAGCTGCGGTTCTGACATTGCCCGTCTTCCTGGTCGAGATGGGCTCGCATGTCTCGCCGGCGATCCATGACCTCGTGCAGCGGACGATCGGTTCGGGCAGCAATCATCTCATGCAGTTCGTCCTGACGACGCTCGTGCTCTTCGGCCCGGGATTGCGATTCTTCCGCAAGGGCTTGCCCGCGCTCCTTCACGCCGCACCTGACATGAATTCTCTGGTCGTCGTGGGGGCGAGCGCCGCCTGGGGTTATTCCACGGTCGCGACTTTTCTGCCGCAAGTGCTGCCGGCCGGGACGGTGAATGTCTATTTCGAGGCGGCGGCCGGGATCGTGACGCTCATTCTCGTCGGCCGCCTTCTCGAAGCGCGTGCCAAAGGCCGCACGGGCGAGGCAATCAAACGCCTGATCGGCCTGCAGCCGAAAATCGCCCGGGTCGAGCGGGAGGGGCGTTTCGTCGAAGTGCCGCTTGAAGAGATCGTCGTCGGCGACGTTCTGCAGGTGCGCCCTGGCGACAAGATCGCCGTCGACGGCACCGTTTTGACCGGCATGTCCTATGTCGACGAATCGATGATCACCGGCGAGCCGATCCCGGTCGAAAAGACCGAAGGCGCTGAAGTCGTTGGCGGCACCATCAACAAGACCGGCAGCTTCACCTATCGCGCCGAGAAGGTCGGCAGCGATACGATGCTCGCCAATATCATCCGCATGGTCGAGGCGGCGCAGGGCGGCAAGCTGCCGATCCAGGCGATGGTCGATAAGGTCACGCAATGGTTCGTCCCGGCCGTGATGAGTGCGGCCCTCCTGACTTTCCTCGTCTGGCTCGTCTTCGGTCCGGAGCCGGCGCTGGGCTTTGCGCTCGTCAATGCGGTCGCCGTCCTCATCATCGCCTGCCCCTGCGCCATGGGGCTCGCAACGCCGACCTCGATCATGGTCGGCACGGGCCGGGCGGCCGAGTTCGGCGTTTTGTTCCGGCGCGGCGAGGCGCTGCAGACGCTGCGCGAGGCGCGCGTGATCGCGCTCGACAAGACGGGCACGCTGACGGAAGGCCAGCCCGAACTGACCGATCTCAGTGTCTCTGACGGTTTCGACGAGGCCGAAGTCCTGGCTTTGGTGGCGGCCGTCGAGGCGGGCTCCGAGCACCCGATCGCGACCGCAATCGTCGCCACGGCCGAGCGTCGGGGGTTGACGCTTGCAAAGCCTGACGCTTTCGAGGCGATACCTGGTTTCGGCATCACGGCGCGGGTTGCCGGCCGTGAGGTGATGGTCGGCGCCGACCGGTTGATGACGGAGCACAAAGTCGTCCTCGAGCGCTTCGCCGAGGAAGCCGTGAGGCTGGGTGAGGAGGGCAAGTCGCCGCTTTATGCCGCGATTGACGGGAAGCTTGCCGCGATGCTGGCGGTCGCCGATCCGGTCAAGGCGTCGACGCCGGCCGCGATCAAGGCCCTGCACGATCTGGGATTGAAAGTGGCGATGATCACCGGCGACAATCGTCGCACGGCGGACGCCGTCGCTCGGCGTCTCGGCATCGACGAAGTGGTCGCCGAAGTGCTGCCGCAGGGCAAGATCGATGCGATCAAAGCCTTGCGGTCCGGCGGCCGCAAGGTGGCCTTCGTCGGCGATGGCATCAACGACGCGCCGGCGCTGGCGGAAGCCGATGTCGGTCTGGCGATCGGCACCGGCACGGATGTGGCGATCGAAAGTGCCGATGTGGTGTTGATGTCGGGAGATCTCGGCGGCGTCGCCAACGCGATTGCGCTCTCCAAGGCAACGCTCGCCAATATCCGGCAGAACCTCTTCTGGGCCTTCGCCTACAATGTCGTGCTGATCCCGGTCGCCGCCGGTGTGCTTTATCCGTCGACCGGCGTGCTTCTGTCGCCGATTTTCGCGGCCGGAGCGATGGCGCTTTCGAGCGTCTTCGTCGTCACCAATGCCCTGCGTCTGAGACGGTTTTCGCCACCCCTTGCGGTGACCGGAAAGCACAATGTCCCCTTCGCCAAATCAGCGGCGACGGTGCAACCTGAAACGCCATCAAAACCTGCACAATCTGCGTCCCAAACTCCGGCGGTGCCGGCCAATGTCATGTCTGAGAAGGAGATTTCTATGCTGAAGCTCAAGGTTGAAGAAATGTCGTGCAAGCATTGCGTGGCGAATGTGGAGAAGGCCGTGAAGGGTGTCGACCCCGATGCCAAGGTCGATATCGACCTCGATGCCGGCACCGCCGCAATCGAGAGTTCGGCCGACGAGGTGGCGATCGAAACCGCGATCCGCGAGGCGGGCTATCCGAACGAGAAGTTGGCAGCGGCCTGA
- a CDS encoding ABC transporter ATP-binding protein — translation MENAPKIPLVEARDVTRRFGATPDLAARIAISAGAAEPPAVVYALDGINLSVARGEVLGVVGESGCGKSTLGRIVAGILPPTDGEIRWKGEAHHKLKGRARKAADLAAQMIFQNPMAALNPRMRIESIVAEAPRAHGLIEGSVSDYVDEHLRMAGFDPAMKKRLPHEFSGGQRQRVNIARALAVKPEFLVCDESVAALDVSIQAQIINLFVKLREELDLTYMFISHDLGVVEHISDRVVIMYLGRIVEEAPVEEIFARPNHPYTQALLAEIPRIEPRKRRFEAIKGEIPSPLFPPKGCHFHPRCPFAHARCRVEVPKLKPVAGGHLSACHLNDEPAARA, via the coding sequence ATGGAGAACGCTCCAAAGATTCCACTCGTCGAAGCACGCGACGTGACGCGCCGCTTCGGTGCAACGCCGGATCTTGCCGCCCGCATTGCCATCAGCGCAGGCGCGGCGGAACCGCCAGCCGTGGTCTACGCGCTCGACGGCATCAATCTCTCGGTCGCGCGTGGCGAAGTTTTGGGAGTGGTCGGCGAGAGCGGCTGCGGGAAATCGACGCTCGGCCGCATCGTGGCGGGCATTCTGCCGCCGACCGATGGAGAAATCCGCTGGAAGGGCGAGGCGCATCACAAGCTGAAGGGCCGGGCGCGCAAGGCGGCCGATCTCGCCGCGCAGATGATTTTCCAGAATCCGATGGCGGCCCTCAATCCGCGTATGCGCATCGAGAGCATCGTCGCAGAGGCGCCGCGCGCTCACGGCCTCATCGAGGGAAGCGTCTCCGATTACGTCGATGAGCATCTGCGCATGGCCGGCTTCGATCCGGCGATGAAGAAGCGCCTGCCGCACGAATTCTCCGGCGGTCAGCGCCAGCGTGTGAACATCGCGAGAGCGCTCGCCGTGAAGCCGGAATTTCTGGTTTGCGACGAAAGCGTCGCCGCGCTCGACGTCTCCATCCAGGCGCAGATCATCAATCTTTTCGTGAAGCTGCGGGAAGAGCTCGATCTCACCTATATGTTCATCAGCCACGATCTCGGCGTGGTCGAGCATATCTCCGACCGTGTCGTCATCATGTATCTCGGTCGGATCGTGGAAGAGGCGCCGGTTGAAGAAATATTCGCCCGCCCGAACCACCCCTATACACAGGCACTGCTGGCCGAAATCCCGCGCATCGAGCCGCGCAAGCGCCGCTTCGAGGCGATCAAAGGCGAAATTCCGAGCCCGTTGTTTCCGCCGAAGGGCTGTCACTTCCACCCAAGATGCCCGTTCGCCCATGCGCGCTGCCGGGTCGAAGTGCCGAAGCTCAAGCCGGTCGCCGGCGGTCATCTTTCCGCCTGCCATCTGAACGACGAGCCCGCCGCCAGGGCATGA
- a CDS encoding ABC transporter ATP-binding protein encodes MAALLEVKNLVTEFPRHGGAPVKAVNDVSFSLEKGRVLGLVGESGSGKSVTGFSIMGLVDAPGRVAAGDIFFNGENLADLNAEEMRRLRGRHIAMVFQDPMMTLNPVLRIETQMTETLLAHEKMDRAEARARARDALGMVGIPSPEERLSAYPHEFSGGMRQRVAIAIALLHSPELIIADEPTTALDVTIQAQIISEFQRLAEERDTAVIWITHDLAIVSRLADDIAVMYAGRLVETGPVAEVLTEPRHHYTRGLMDSVPSQNTRGALLKQIPGMTPSPANLPSGCSFRTRCGGADALCTKLPPEIGEGERSYRCVHPLGAQSLGAIAGEAVS; translated from the coding sequence ATGGCCGCTTTGCTTGAAGTGAAGAACCTCGTCACCGAGTTTCCCCGTCACGGCGGAGCGCCCGTCAAGGCGGTCAACGACGTCTCCTTTTCGCTTGAGAAGGGAAGGGTGCTCGGACTTGTCGGCGAGAGCGGTTCGGGAAAATCCGTCACCGGCTTTTCGATCATGGGCCTCGTCGATGCGCCTGGCCGCGTCGCTGCAGGCGACATCTTCTTCAACGGTGAAAACCTCGCCGATCTCAATGCGGAGGAGATGCGGCGTTTGCGCGGGCGCCATATCGCGATGGTCTTCCAGGATCCGATGATGACGCTCAATCCGGTGCTGCGGATCGAGACGCAGATGACCGAGACGCTCCTCGCGCATGAGAAGATGGATCGTGCCGAGGCGCGTGCACGAGCGCGGGATGCACTCGGCATGGTCGGAATTCCGAGCCCCGAAGAGCGGCTCTCCGCCTATCCGCACGAGTTCTCGGGCGGCATGCGCCAGCGCGTCGCCATCGCGATTGCGCTTCTGCACAGCCCCGAGCTGATCATCGCGGACGAACCCACGACGGCACTCGACGTGACCATCCAGGCCCAAATCATTTCCGAGTTTCAACGCCTGGCCGAGGAGAGGGACACGGCCGTGATCTGGATCACCCACGATCTTGCCATCGTCTCGCGGCTCGCCGACGACATTGCCGTCATGTATGCGGGCCGCCTCGTGGAGACCGGCCCTGTCGCGGAAGTGCTCACCGAACCGCGCCATCATTATACGCGCGGGCTGATGGATTCCGTGCCGAGCCAGAACACCCGCGGCGCGCTCCTGAAGCAGATTCCCGGCATGACACCGAGCCCGGCCAATCTTCCTTCCGGATGCAGCTTCCGAACCCGTTGCGGAGGCGCCGATGCCCTCTGCACGAAGCTTCCGCCCGAGATCGGGGAAGGGGAGCGGAGCTATCGTTGCGTGCACCCCTTGGGTGCGCAGTCCTTGGGCGCGATCGCCGGGGAGGCCGTATCGTGA
- a CDS encoding ABC transporter permease: MDPQLADHIENAVPETETLTPERGRNQLREFFRSPGAVLGLLTLFLIVIVAILAPHIAPQDPYDLSQLDILDSRLPPGSESFSGVPYVLGTDAQGRDILSGILYGLRASLMVGVLSAFAAAIIGTSVGLSAAYIGGRVESLMMRIVDLQLSFPTILMALMMLAVLGKGLMNVILALIIAEWAVYARTVRATALVEREKEYIEAARCLRLPGWRILFRHLLPNCLAPVIVISTMQVARAISLEATLSFLGLGASVTEPSLGMLISNGYQYLLSGLYWISFYPGIALLVTIVAINLVGDRLRDVLNPRNV, from the coding sequence ATGGACCCTCAGCTCGCAGATCACATTGAAAACGCGGTTCCAGAGACCGAGACGCTCACCCCCGAGCGCGGCCGCAATCAGCTTCGGGAGTTCTTTCGCTCTCCAGGCGCGGTGCTGGGGCTGCTCACGCTTTTCTTGATTGTCATCGTGGCGATCCTCGCGCCGCATATCGCGCCGCAGGACCCTTACGATCTTTCGCAGCTCGACATTCTCGACAGCCGGTTGCCGCCGGGATCGGAATCCTTCTCCGGCGTGCCCTACGTTCTCGGGACGGATGCACAGGGGCGCGACATCCTCTCAGGGATTCTCTATGGCCTGCGCGCCTCGCTGATGGTGGGCGTGCTTTCAGCCTTCGCTGCCGCGATCATCGGCACCTCGGTAGGCCTTTCGGCCGCCTATATCGGCGGACGGGTGGAAAGCCTCATGATGCGGATCGTGGATCTGCAGCTCTCCTTTCCGACGATCCTCATGGCATTGATGATGCTCGCCGTGCTCGGCAAAGGCCTGATGAACGTCATCCTGGCTCTGATCATCGCCGAATGGGCCGTCTATGCCCGCACCGTGCGTGCGACGGCCCTCGTTGAGCGCGAGAAAGAATATATCGAGGCCGCGCGCTGCCTGCGGCTGCCGGGCTGGCGCATTCTCTTCCGCCATCTTCTGCCCAACTGCCTCGCGCCGGTGATCGTCATCTCCACGATGCAGGTCGCCCGCGCCATCAGCCTGGAGGCGACTTTGTCCTTTCTCGGTCTCGGCGCATCCGTGACGGAACCCTCCCTCGGCATGCTCATCTCCAATGGCTACCAGTATCTGCTCTCCGGCCTCTACTGGATCAGCTTCTATCCGGGCATTGCCCTTCTCGTGACGATCGTTGCCATCAACCTCGTCGGTGACAGGCTGCGCGACGTCCTCAATCCGAGGAACGTCTGA
- a CDS encoding ABC transporter permease — translation MVTSIIRRFIQALFVIVAMTVIVFVAVNVIGNPVDILINPDANQAERARVIAEYGLDQPLWRQYIDFLAGLLRGDFGNSFVYGRSALQVILERFPATLELALSALVIALIVGLPLGLYAGLRPRSVASRIIMSGSILGFSLPTFWVGLMFILLFSVQLGWLPSNGRGETVEILGMRWSFLTADGLRHLFLPALNLALFKTSLVLRLTRAGVQEVLPQDYIKFARAKGLSERRIISVHVLKNLMIPVVTIVGLEFGSLIAFSVVTESIFAWPGMGKLIIDSINLLDRPVIVAYLMMMVLIFVSLNFIVDLCYTLLDPRVRLDAKR, via the coding sequence ATGGTCACTTCCATTATTCGGCGGTTCATCCAGGCATTGTTCGTCATCGTGGCGATGACGGTGATCGTCTTTGTCGCCGTCAACGTCATCGGCAATCCGGTCGACATTCTGATCAACCCGGATGCGAACCAGGCCGAGCGCGCGCGCGTGATCGCGGAATATGGCCTCGATCAGCCTCTCTGGCGTCAGTATATCGATTTCCTGGCGGGGCTGTTGCGCGGCGATTTCGGCAACAGCTTCGTCTACGGTCGCTCCGCTCTCCAGGTGATTTTGGAGCGCTTTCCGGCGACGCTCGAACTCGCGCTCTCGGCACTGGTGATCGCGCTCATCGTCGGTCTGCCGCTCGGCCTTTACGCCGGGCTGCGGCCGCGGAGCGTCGCCTCGCGGATCATCATGTCGGGCTCGATCCTCGGCTTTTCATTGCCGACATTCTGGGTCGGCCTCATGTTCATCCTCTTGTTTTCCGTGCAACTCGGATGGCTGCCGTCGAACGGGCGCGGCGAGACCGTGGAAATCCTCGGCATGCGTTGGTCTTTCCTGACGGCGGACGGATTGCGGCATCTCTTTCTGCCGGCGCTCAACCTCGCGCTCTTCAAGACGTCGCTCGTTCTGCGCCTGACCCGCGCCGGCGTGCAGGAGGTGTTGCCGCAGGATTATATCAAGTTCGCCCGAGCCAAGGGACTGAGCGAGCGCCGGATCATTTCCGTGCACGTTCTCAAGAACCTGATGATCCCGGTCGTGACCATCGTCGGGCTCGAATTCGGCTCGCTCATTGCCTTCTCCGTCGTGACGGAGAGCATCTTCGCCTGGCCAGGCATGGGCAAGCTCATCATCGACAGCATCAACCTTCTCGATCGGCCTGTGATCGTCGCCTACCTGATGATGATGGTCCTGATTTTCGTCAGCCTGAATTTCATTGTCGATCTTTGCTACACGCTGCTGGATCCCCGCGTCCGGCTCGATGCCAAACGGTGA
- the ggt gene encoding gamma-glutamyltransferase: MNNATIVAPQPEAVEAGANVLERGGNAVDAALACAFMQGVVDPQMAGVGGFGSMQIYMPGRGVHETLEFYALAPAAATPEMWLDKLLGQSRDGFGFILEGNISEIGYLACCTPGSLKGYETALRDYGTFDWADLITPAAEVARTGFMIRPHMHWYWSKDQSGDGQANTIDKLRFSKTGRSVYFHEDGSLREVGEILRNPDLASTLERIARSGGSDIYYHGEIAEEIAADFKAGGGLIGLEDLAKYKVTRSEPVWGHYRGHKISTSAPPASGFPMLEILHIMEHFDVAAMQHASTEHVRLLFEAMKRMTIDKDAHMGDPAYVEVPVERLLSDENIRAHAESIRRGERANVERLDLSQRDTTHISVIDREGNAVAMTHTLGSPSGAITDGLGFMYNGTMSRFDPRPGRPGSIAPRKRRASSAAPTIVFRDDKPFIVIGAPGGSYIAPTIAQGIMNMIDFDMSIQEAVTAPRIVGVSNTIDICNRIRRSVEADLRADGYDVERSPQTYAFAALHGIRIDDGVSKGAADPQRDGMAISIT; this comes from the coding sequence ATGAACAACGCGACCATAGTCGCCCCGCAGCCGGAGGCTGTGGAAGCGGGCGCCAATGTCCTGGAGCGCGGCGGCAACGCCGTCGATGCGGCGCTCGCCTGCGCCTTCATGCAAGGCGTGGTCGATCCGCAGATGGCCGGTGTCGGCGGCTTCGGCTCGATGCAGATCTATATGCCGGGGCGAGGCGTGCACGAGACGCTGGAATTCTATGCTCTCGCACCCGCCGCGGCCACGCCGGAGATGTGGCTCGACAAGCTGCTCGGCCAAAGCCGCGACGGCTTCGGTTTCATTCTCGAAGGCAACATCTCCGAGATCGGCTATCTCGCCTGCTGCACGCCGGGCTCTCTCAAGGGGTATGAGACCGCCCTTCGCGATTACGGCACGTTCGATTGGGCCGATCTGATCACGCCTGCGGCCGAAGTCGCGCGCACCGGTTTCATGATCCGCCCGCATATGCACTGGTACTGGTCGAAGGACCAGTCGGGAGACGGGCAGGCGAACACGATCGACAAGCTGCGTTTCTCCAAGACCGGACGGAGCGTCTATTTCCACGAGGACGGAAGCCTTCGTGAGGTCGGCGAGATCCTGCGCAACCCGGACCTTGCCAGCACTCTGGAGCGGATCGCGCGAAGCGGCGGCTCGGATATCTACTATCATGGCGAAATCGCCGAAGAGATTGCCGCCGACTTCAAGGCGGGCGGTGGCCTCATTGGTCTGGAAGACCTCGCGAAATACAAGGTGACCAGATCGGAGCCGGTCTGGGGGCATTACCGCGGCCACAAGATTTCCACGAGCGCGCCTCCGGCATCCGGGTTCCCGATGCTGGAAATCCTGCACATCATGGAGCATTTCGACGTCGCTGCCATGCAGCATGCGAGCACCGAGCATGTGCGCCTTCTCTTCGAGGCGATGAAGCGCATGACGATCGACAAGGACGCCCATATGGGCGATCCGGCCTATGTCGAGGTGCCGGTCGAACGACTTCTCTCCGATGAGAACATTCGGGCCCACGCCGAGAGCATCCGCCGCGGCGAACGTGCGAATGTGGAACGCCTCGACCTGTCCCAGCGCGACACCACTCATATCTCGGTGATCGATCGTGAGGGGAATGCGGTCGCCATGACCCACACGCTCGGCAGTCCCTCTGGTGCGATCACCGACGGCCTCGGCTTCATGTACAACGGCACGATGAGCCGTTTCGACCCGCGCCCCGGACGCCCCGGCTCTATCGCCCCGCGCAAGCGCCGGGCGAGTTCGGCCGCCCCGACGATCGTGTTTCGCGACGACAAGCCTTTTATCGTCATCGGTGCCCCCGGCGGCAGCTATATCGCCCCGACGATCGCTCAGGGCATCATGAATATGATCGATTTTGACATGTCGATTCAGGAGGCGGTGACGGCCCCGCGCATCGTCGGCGTGTCGAACACGATCGACATCTGCAACCGCATTCGCCGTTCGGTGGAGGCGGATCTGCGGGCGGACGGCTACGATGTCGAGCGCTCGCCGCAGACCTATGCCTTTGCGGCTCTGCATGGCATCCGGATCGACGACGGCGTGTCGAAGGGAGCCGCAGATCCGCAGCGGGATGGTATGGCCATCTCGATCACCTAG
- a CDS encoding alpha/beta hydrolase, translating into MQELGTSAAAARARAIYDYGHTAIFASTADPRFHMLLYVPPAAADGRPVDLLVAVHGTGRTSAMEFRDGFAEFGLYNDCAVLCPIFPMNVRGDGARSGYKYLIEGDIRYDLLLISMVEEMAEKYGQDWSRFAMFGYSGGGHFTHRFALVHPERLWAACVGAPGSVTLIDPERDWWVGTRDLAEKFGKPFNLEELAKLPVQMVVGKLDLETWEITHKPGSAYWMEGANDAGETRPERLRSLARSFEAVGVNVTFDEVPGISHDRMKVLGHVKAFLTRTLAERRSR; encoded by the coding sequence ATGCAGGAACTCGGCACCAGCGCTGCCGCTGCCCGCGCGCGCGCCATCTACGATTACGGCCATACGGCAATCTTTGCCTCTACGGCCGATCCGCGTTTTCACATGCTTTTGTACGTCCCGCCGGCGGCGGCCGACGGCCGCCCGGTCGACCTCCTGGTCGCGGTGCACGGAACCGGCCGCACCTCCGCAATGGAATTCCGCGACGGCTTCGCCGAGTTCGGTCTCTACAACGACTGCGCCGTCCTATGCCCGATCTTCCCGATGAATGTGCGCGGCGACGGCGCACGCTCCGGGTACAAATATCTGATCGAGGGCGATATCCGCTACGATCTCCTGCTCATTTCCATGGTCGAGGAGATGGCCGAGAAATACGGTCAGGACTGGTCGCGTTTCGCGATGTTCGGCTATTCCGGCGGCGGGCATTTCACCCATCGCTTCGCGCTCGTTCATCCCGAACGCCTATGGGCCGCATGTGTGGGTGCACCCGGTTCGGTCACGCTGATCGATCCGGAGCGCGACTGGTGGGTCGGCACCCGCGATCTCGCGGAAAAATTCGGAAAGCCGTTCAATCTCGAAGAACTCGCCAAACTGCCGGTGCAGATGGTCGTCGGCAAACTCGATCTCGAGACCTGGGAAATCACTCACAAGCCCGGCTCGGCCTACTGGATGGAAGGCGCCAACGATGCCGGCGAGACGCGTCCGGAACGTCTGCGTTCGCTCGCGCGCTCGTTCGAAGCGGTCGGCGTGAATGTCACCTTCGATGAAGTCCCCGGCATCTCGCATGACCGCATGAAGGTGCTCGGCCATGTCAAAGCCTTCCTCACACGCACGCTCGCAGAGAGGCGCAGCCGATGA
- a CDS encoding ABC transporter substrate-binding protein translates to MGWIGRGAAALAICAVAAGTAWAQDKELTVGMASTFATVDPHEESNSPHNAMSRHIFDSLIYRGGAAENEPQLATSWEVVDNTHWRFHLREGVKFHDGTDFDAEDVIASVLRARDKPSQAFASYTRNITDVTAEDPHTVVVETSVPDPMILNSLSRIRIISSEHADDDVAAFDNGTAAVGTGPFKFVSYTPGDRIVMERNDDYFAGPSEWSKVTLRMLPDNGARLASLLSGDADLIETLPAEGVERVENSDNLKVIRGQSTRIVYLGVDIARDQTPFITAKDGSKLDKNPLKDERVRKALLMSINRQAIVQRVMQDNGTVAHQFVAEGYFGHSDDVDEVSYDPEGAKKLLEEAGYPDGFRLTLHGPQGRYVNDSDVLQAVGQMFARIGIDTKVEVMPWSMYADKYSDGEYSVFLGSWGVNTGEVSNPAIAIVAGRDEAKGTGRYNGGGIDDPEINKLLDEATSTLDEDKREPILQKVSELTFNHHYLLPLHYENVVLGASKDVDYKPRGDKYLLAYEVKSAE, encoded by the coding sequence ATGGGATGGATCGGCCGGGGTGCTGCTGCCTTGGCCATATGTGCGGTCGCTGCCGGAACGGCGTGGGCGCAGGACAAGGAATTGACAGTCGGCATGGCGTCGACGTTTGCGACTGTCGATCCGCATGAGGAATCGAACTCGCCGCACAATGCGATGAGCAGGCACATCTTCGATAGCCTGATCTATCGTGGCGGCGCTGCCGAAAACGAACCCCAGCTTGCGACCTCCTGGGAGGTCGTCGACAACACCCACTGGCGGTTTCATCTCCGCGAGGGGGTGAAATTTCACGACGGCACCGATTTCGACGCCGAGGACGTCATCGCCTCTGTGCTGCGGGCACGCGACAAGCCGAGCCAGGCGTTTGCGTCCTACACGCGCAACATCACGGATGTGACGGCAGAAGATCCCCACACTGTCGTCGTGGAGACGAGCGTTCCGGATCCGATGATCCTCAACTCGCTGAGCCGCATTCGCATCATCAGCTCCGAGCACGCCGACGACGATGTCGCCGCGTTCGACAACGGGACTGCGGCGGTCGGCACCGGCCCGTTCAAATTCGTCTCCTACACGCCGGGCGACCGCATCGTCATGGAGCGGAACGACGATTATTTCGCGGGTCCCTCCGAGTGGAGCAAGGTGACTTTGCGCATGCTGCCCGACAACGGCGCGCGGCTCGCAAGCCTGCTCTCCGGTGACGCTGACCTCATCGAGACGCTTCCCGCAGAAGGCGTCGAGCGGGTGGAGAATTCCGATAATCTCAAGGTCATCCGCGGCCAGTCGACCCGCATCGTCTATCTCGGCGTGGATATCGCGCGCGATCAGACGCCTTTCATCACGGCAAAGGACGGCTCCAAGCTCGACAAGAACCCGCTCAAGGACGAGCGTGTCCGCAAGGCGCTCCTGATGTCGATCAACCGGCAGGCGATCGTCCAGCGCGTCATGCAGGACAATGGCACCGTCGCCCACCAATTCGTCGCCGAGGGTTATTTCGGCCATTCAGACGATGTCGACGAAGTCTCCTATGATCCGGAAGGCGCCAAGAAGCTCCTTGAGGAGGCGGGTTATCCCGACGGCTTCCGTCTGACCCTGCACGGCCCGCAGGGACGCTACGTCAACGACAGCGACGTTCTGCAGGCGGTCGGCCAGATGTTCGCACGCATCGGTATCGATACGAAGGTCGAGGTGATGCCGTGGTCGATGTACGCCGACAAATACTCCGACGGCGAATACTCTGTCTTCCTCGGCTCTTGGGGCGTCAACACCGGTGAAGTGTCGAACCCGGCGATTGCCATCGTGGCCGGTCGCGACGAGGCGAAGGGCACCGGCCGTTACAATGGCGGTGGCATCGACGATCCGGAGATCAACAAGCTCCTGGATGAGGCGACCTCGACGCTCGACGAGGACAAGCGTGAGCCGATCCTTCAGAAGGTTTCCGAGCTCACCTTCAACCACCATTATCTACTGCCGCTGCACTACGAGAACGTCGTGCTCGGGGCCAGCAAGGACGTCGACTACAAGCCGCGCGGCGACAAATATCTGCTCGCGTATGAGGTGAAGTCGGCCGAGTGA